The Tepidibacter aestuarii genome contains a region encoding:
- a CDS encoding accessory gene regulator B family protein, translated as MSFIYKATDAIFDSMKPYMENKSEDDLEIAKYGLNLFLMELYKLPIFLGLSYFLGIFKYSILSYLLFGLIRSNAHGIHMKNGKMCLFYSCIAFFTLIYISKLLFIPINIKLSLSILILYLLYKYAPSDTEQRPLLNELTRKRKKRFSISTGIIYIFISLISNSQTIANIFLFVLLFECIAIHPTTYKIFNRRYKNYENFE; from the coding sequence ATGAGTTTTATTTACAAGGCAACTGATGCTATATTCGATTCAATGAAACCCTATATGGAGAATAAATCTGAAGATGATTTAGAAATTGCTAAATATGGGCTAAATCTTTTCTTAATGGAGCTTTATAAACTTCCTATATTTTTAGGACTTTCTTACTTTTTAGGTATATTTAAGTACAGCATTTTAAGTTATCTATTATTCGGGCTTATAAGAAGTAATGCTCATGGAATACATATGAAAAACGGAAAGATGTGTCTTTTTTACAGTTGTATAGCTTTTTTTACTTTAATTTATATATCAAAGCTATTATTTATTCCTATAAATATTAAACTATCTCTATCTATATTAATACTATATTTACTATATAAATACGCTCCATCAGATACAGAACAAAGACCTTTACTCAATGAATTAACTAGAAAAAGAAAAAAAAGATTTTCTATTTCAACTGGAATTATATATATTTTTATTTCTTTAATCTCTAATAGTCAAACAATAGCTAATATATTTTTATTTGTTTTGTTATTTGAGTGTATAGCTATACACCCTACTACATATAAAATATTTAACAGGAGGTATAAGAATTATGAAAATTTCGAATAA
- a CDS encoding NCS2 family permease: MQLAEKKVESTEQPKGMLDKIFKLSENGTTIKKEVLAGITTFMTMAYILVVNPMILGDAGMDKGAVFMATALAAVIATFVMAFLANYPMVLAPGMGLNAFFAYGVVLGMGYSWQFALAAVFIEGIIFILLTFFNVREKIINAIPQTLKNAVTAGIGLFIAFIGLVGIGFVEAGGAILKLGDVKSPLALLAIFGIILTSVLISRNVKGAFLIGMIATSVIGMVTGIVVAPSKLIDAPPSLSPIFMAFRHIPSSEIFSMDMVVVVFTFLFVDLFDTIGCLVGLASKADMLDGNGNLPRAKQALFADAVGTTAGAMLGTSTVTVFVESASGIAEGGRTGLTAFTAGILFLVSTLFAPIFTSIPTQATAPVLILVGVMMASSLLKIDFNDFTEAIPAFLTVIMMPLAYSIAEGLVFGIVSYTAIKLLTGKKHEIQPTLYILSLLFVLKYAFAG; encoded by the coding sequence ATGCAATTAGCAGAAAAAAAAGTTGAATCTACTGAGCAACCAAAAGGTATGCTAGATAAAATATTTAAGCTTTCAGAAAATGGAACTACTATTAAAAAAGAAGTTCTTGCAGGTATTACGACTTTTATGACAATGGCATATATATTAGTAGTAAATCCAATGATTCTTGGTGATGCAGGAATGGATAAGGGTGCAGTATTTATGGCAACGGCACTTGCAGCTGTAATAGCAACTTTTGTTATGGCGTTTTTAGCTAACTACCCAATGGTACTTGCACCTGGTATGGGTCTTAATGCATTCTTTGCATATGGAGTTGTTTTAGGAATGGGATATTCATGGCAATTTGCTTTAGCTGCTGTATTTATAGAAGGTATCATATTTATATTACTTACATTTTTTAACGTTCGTGAAAAAATAATAAATGCAATTCCTCAAACTTTAAAAAATGCTGTTACAGCAGGTATTGGATTATTTATAGCTTTTATAGGACTTGTAGGTATAGGATTTGTAGAAGCTGGAGGAGCGATATTAAAGCTTGGAGATGTTAAAAGTCCATTAGCATTACTTGCAATATTTGGTATTATACTTACATCTGTTTTAATTAGTAGAAATGTTAAGGGAGCTTTTTTAATAGGAATGATAGCTACATCAGTAATAGGAATGGTTACTGGAATAGTAGTAGCACCTAGTAAGTTAATAGATGCACCACCGTCTTTATCTCCAATATTTATGGCCTTTAGACATATACCATCATCTGAAATATTCAGTATGGATATGGTAGTAGTAGTATTTACTTTCTTATTCGTAGACTTATTTGATACAATAGGATGCTTAGTTGGTCTTGCTAGTAAGGCTGATATGTTAGATGGAAATGGAAACCTTCCAAGAGCAAAGCAAGCATTATTTGCAGATGCTGTAGGAACAACAGCTGGAGCTATGCTTGGAACTTCTACAGTTACAGTATTTGTTGAGAGTGCATCAGGTATAGCTGAAGGTGGAAGAACAGGTCTTACTGCATTTACAGCAGGAATATTATTCTTAGTATCAACTTTATTCGCACCTATATTTACATCAATACCAACACAAGCAACAGCACCTGTATTAATACTTGTAGGAGTAATGATGGCATCATCACTTCTTAAAATAGATTTTAATGATTTCACAGAAGCAATACCAGCATTTTTAACAGTTATAATGATGCCGCTTGCATATAGTATAGCTGAAGGATTGGTATTTGGAATCGTTTCATATACTGCAATCAAACTTTTAACTGGTAAAAAACACGAGATTCAACCTACTTTATATATTCTATCTTTACTTTTCGTATTAAAGTACGCATTCGCTGGTTAA
- the purE gene encoding 5-(carboxyamino)imidazole ribonucleotide mutase produces MKVAIIMGSKSDYPKLEEGVNLLKKFGIEVEKRVLSAHRTPDELMKFMKNIDDVDVIIAAAGKAAHLAGVVASHTLKPVIGIPIKSSTLDGMDSLLSMVQMPKGIPVATVTIDSSLNASLLASQIMSLKYENLKTELENHRKEMAKKVLEDDEIVRNL; encoded by the coding sequence ATGAAGGTAGCTATAATAATGGGATCGAAGTCAGATTACCCTAAGTTAGAAGAAGGAGTAAATTTATTAAAAAAATTTGGCATAGAAGTTGAAAAAAGAGTTTTATCGGCTCATAGAACACCTGATGAATTGATGAAATTTATGAAAAATATAGATGATGTAGATGTAATAATAGCGGCTGCTGGAAAGGCTGCACACTTAGCTGGAGTTGTAGCATCTCATACTTTGAAGCCTGTAATAGGAATTCCAATTAAGTCCTCAACTTTAGATGGTATGGACTCATTACTTTCTATGGTTCAAATGCCAAAGGGAATCCCAGTTGCAACTGTAACTATAGATTCTTCTTTAAATGCATCATTACTTGCATCTCAAATAATGAGCTTAAAATATGAAAATCTTAAAACTGAACTTGAAAATCATAGAAAAGAAATGGCTAAAAAAGTACTAGAAGATGATGAAATTGTAAGAAATTTATAA
- the purC gene encoding phosphoribosylaminoimidazolesuccinocarboxamide synthase, producing MEMLYEGKAKKIFKTDNDGEYLVYYKDDATAFNGVKKDEINEKGIINNKISSYVFELLENNDIKTHYIKRTSDREMIVKSVDIVPLEVIVRNVSAGSMCKRFGVDEGIEFESPVFEFSYKNDDLGDPLINDYHAIGLKIATKEELDYIRNQAFKINEILKKFFKKLDLRLIDFKLEFGKTQDNQIVLADEVSPDTCRLWDINTNEKMDKDRFRRDLGNVIDAYKEVLSRIEL from the coding sequence ATGGAAATGCTTTATGAGGGAAAGGCTAAGAAAATTTTTAAAACGGATAATGATGGTGAATATTTAGTTTATTATAAAGATGATGCTACTGCATTTAATGGAGTTAAGAAGGATGAAATAAATGAAAAGGGAATTATAAATAATAAGATATCTTCTTATGTATTTGAACTTTTAGAAAACAATGATATAAAGACTCATTATATAAAGAGAACTTCTGATAGAGAAATGATAGTTAAATCTGTAGATATAGTTCCTCTTGAAGTTATAGTTAGAAATGTATCTGCTGGATCTATGTGTAAAAGATTTGGAGTAGATGAAGGTATAGAATTTGAGTCTCCTGTATTTGAATTTTCATATAAGAACGATGACTTAGGAGATCCTTTAATTAACGATTATCATGCTATAGGTTTAAAAATTGCTACAAAAGAAGAATTAGATTATATAAGAAACCAAGCTTTTAAAATAAATGAAATATTAAAGAAGTTTTTTAAAAAGCTAGATTTAAGATTGATAGATTTTAAATTAGAGTTTGGAAAAACTCAAGATAATCAGATAGTACTTGCTGATGAGGTTTCTCCTGATACTTGTAGATTATGGGATATTAATACAAATGAAAAGATGGATAAGGATAGATTTAGAAGAGATTTAGGAAATGTTATAGATGCTTATAAAGAGGTTCTTAGTAGAATCGAGTTATAA
- the purF gene encoding amidophosphoribosyltransferase: MCGIIGISSNKDVSKELYYGLYSLQHRGQESCGIAVLNEDNNINYHRGMGLVSDVLKEQELNNLSGHIGIGHVRYSTAGGSHLSNCQPLAGVCRRRKLSIAHNGNLINHDYLRETLEEEGFMFQTSIDSEVILYILSRYYKGNIIDSVKITMDYIKGAYSLVILSEEGLVAVRDPYGFRPLVLGKKGDEYIVSSESSSIDILGGEVIRDIEPGEIVLINNGEVKSYNYKDNYKEKQKTCIFEHVYFARNDAIIDGVNAYEFRVRSGQILAKEDDIKADIVIPVPDSGIPGALGYNKESNIPLKEGLVKNRYVGRTFIKPTQSEREIGVKLKLNPLTSVVKGKSIVLIDDSIVRGTTSKILIDSLKKAGAKEVHLRITSPPVKYSCYFGIDTPRRSQLIASQNSVEDIRKEIGADSLKFLSTDALMKAADCNDIFCMACFDGKYPIKPMVEED, from the coding sequence ATGTGCGGAATTATAGGTATTAGTTCAAATAAAGATGTATCTAAGGAACTCTACTATGGACTTTATTCCCTACAGCATAGGGGTCAGGAAAGTTGTGGAATAGCTGTTTTAAATGAAGATAACAATATAAATTATCATAGAGGTATGGGTCTTGTATCAGACGTTTTAAAAGAACAAGAGCTGAATAATCTAAGTGGACATATAGGTATAGGCCATGTTAGATATTCAACTGCTGGAGGAAGTCATTTATCTAATTGCCAACCGCTAGCTGGAGTTTGTAGAAGAAGGAAATTATCTATAGCTCACAATGGAAATTTGATAAATCACGACTACTTAAGAGAAACTCTTGAAGAAGAAGGATTTATGTTTCAAACATCTATAGACTCTGAGGTTATATTGTATATATTATCTAGATACTATAAAGGGAACATTATAGATAGTGTGAAAATTACTATGGACTATATAAAAGGAGCATATTCTCTAGTAATACTTAGCGAAGAAGGGCTTGTAGCTGTTAGAGATCCTTATGGATTTAGACCGTTAGTTCTTGGTAAAAAAGGTGATGAATATATAGTTTCATCAGAAAGTTCTTCTATAGATATACTTGGAGGAGAAGTTATAAGAGATATAGAGCCAGGAGAGATAGTTCTTATAAATAACGGAGAAGTTAAATCTTATAATTACAAAGATAATTACAAGGAAAAGCAAAAGACTTGTATATTTGAGCATGTGTATTTTGCTAGGAATGATGCTATAATAGATGGCGTTAATGCATATGAATTTAGAGTAAGATCAGGTCAAATACTTGCAAAAGAAGACGATATAAAAGCTGATATAGTAATACCTGTTCCGGATTCAGGGATACCCGGAGCATTAGGATATAACAAAGAGAGCAATATACCTTTAAAAGAAGGACTAGTTAAAAACAGATATGTTGGAAGAACATTCATAAAACCTACTCAAAGTGAGAGAGAGATAGGAGTAAAATTAAAACTTAATCCTCTGACTTCTGTAGTTAAAGGAAAATCTATAGTATTAATTGACGATTCTATAGTTAGAGGAACGACATCAAAGATACTTATAGACTCACTTAAAAAAGCTGGAGCGAAAGAGGTACACCTTAGAATAACATCTCCTCCGGTTAAATATTCTTGCTATTTTGGAATAGATACACCGAGAAGAAGTCAGTTAATAGCATCTCAAAATTCTGTAGAGGATATAAGGAAAGAGATAGGTGCAGATTCTTTAAAATTCTTATCTACAGATGCACTTATGAAAGCAGCAGATTGTAATGATATATTCTGTATGGCTTGCTTTGATGGTAAATATCCAATAAAGCCTATGGTCGAGGAGGATTAG
- the purM gene encoding phosphoribosylformylglycinamidine cyclo-ligase codes for MNKITYRDSGVNIDEGNKAVDIIKEKVKSTYNKNVLGDLGSFSGLYSIKDCLSMKEPVLLSSTDGVGTKLKIAQIMDKHDTVGIDLVAMCVNDLICQGAKPLFFLDYIATGSLKSNQVEDIVSGIVEGCKDSGCALVGGETAEMPGMYSEDEYDLAGFSVGICDKENIITGENVKEGDVLIGISSSGIHSNGFSLIRKIFLDKLSWTLDKYVDELGKTLGEELLTPTKIYVNTVMSLISKYNIKSIAHITGGGLIENVTRVIPKGLGLSINKNSWRELDIYSLIKKLDLVDERELYRSFNMGVGLVIIVDKNEARDIVDFINQNEEAYIIGEVTGNSGVVLC; via the coding sequence ATGAACAAGATAACTTATAGAGATAGTGGAGTTAATATAGATGAAGGAAATAAAGCTGTAGATATTATAAAGGAAAAAGTTAAGTCTACTTATAATAAAAATGTTTTAGGCGATTTAGGAAGCTTCAGTGGTCTATACAGCATAAAAGATTGTTTAAGTATGAAAGAACCTGTTTTATTATCTTCTACAGATGGAGTTGGTACTAAGCTTAAGATTGCTCAGATTATGGATAAGCATGATACTGTAGGAATAGATTTAGTAGCAATGTGTGTAAATGACCTTATATGCCAGGGAGCAAAGCCTCTGTTTTTCCTAGATTATATAGCTACGGGAAGTCTTAAATCAAACCAAGTAGAGGATATAGTTTCAGGTATTGTAGAGGGATGTAAGGATTCGGGATGTGCACTTGTGGGTGGAGAAACTGCAGAAATGCCTGGAATGTACAGCGAAGATGAGTACGATTTAGCTGGATTTTCTGTTGGTATATGTGATAAAGAAAATATAATAACTGGAGAGAATGTAAAAGAAGGTGATGTTCTCATAGGTATATCATCTAGTGGAATACATAGTAATGGATTCTCTCTAATAAGAAAAATATTCTTAGATAAGTTAAGTTGGACACTTGATAAGTATGTAGATGAACTTGGAAAAACTTTAGGAGAAGAATTGTTAACTCCTACTAAAATATATGTAAATACAGTAATGAGCTTAATATCTAAATATAATATAAAATCTATAGCTCATATAACTGGTGGTGGATTAATAGAAAATGTTACAAGGGTTATACCAAAGGGTTTAGGATTAAGTATAAACAAAAATTCATGGAGAGAACTAGATATATATTCTCTTATAAAAAAGCTAGATTTAGTTGATGAAAGAGAACTATATAGAAGCTTTAATATGGGAGTAGGGCTTGTAATTATAGTTGATAAGAATGAGGCAAGAGATATAGTTGATTTTATAAATCAAAATGAAGAAGCTTATATAATAGGCGAAGTAACTGGTAATAGTGGTGTTGTACTATGTTAA
- the purN gene encoding phosphoribosylglycinamide formyltransferase produces MLNIAVMISGSGSNLQSLIDGCKDDINGDIKIVISDNKEAYGLTRARENKIKAVYEKDEKKIIEMLKNENIDLIVLAGYLKIISEEFVSEFKDKIINIHPSLIPSFCGKGYYGKIVHQKVLEYGAKITGATVHFVDEKADNGPIIIQEAVEVEDVDTVDTLQKRVLHVEHNILKKAVKLFCDEKLEIRGRRVLINE; encoded by the coding sequence ATGTTAAATATAGCCGTTATGATATCAGGCTCTGGAAGCAATCTTCAGAGTCTGATAGATGGTTGTAAGGATGATATAAATGGAGATATAAAGATAGTTATATCTGATAATAAAGAAGCTTATGGACTTACAAGAGCTAGAGAAAATAAAATAAAAGCTGTGTATGAAAAAGATGAAAAAAAGATAATAGAAATGTTAAAAAATGAAAATATAGATTTGATAGTCTTAGCTGGATATCTAAAAATAATAAGTGAAGAATTTGTAAGTGAGTTCAAAGATAAGATAATAAACATACATCCGTCTTTGATACCTTCATTTTGTGGTAAGGGGTATTATGGTAAGATTGTTCATCAAAAGGTTCTTGAATACGGTGCTAAAATAACTGGAGCTACAGTTCATTTTGTAGATGAGAAAGCAGATAATGGTCCTATTATAATCCAAGAAGCAGTAGAGGTTGAAGATGTTGATACTGTAGATACTCTTCAAAAAAGAGTGCTTCATGTGGAACATAATATACTAAAAAAAGCAGTTAAGTTATTCTGTGATGAAAAACTTGAAATTAGGGGAAGGAGAGTGCTTATAAATGAATAA
- the purH gene encoding bifunctional phosphoribosylaminoimidazolecarboxamide formyltransferase/IMP cyclohydrolase — protein sequence MNKRALISVTNKEGIVDFARELVKLGYEIVSTGNTYKVITDSGVDALKIDEVTNFPEILNGRVKTLNPYIHGGILFERDKSEHIDTIKKHNICPIDIVVVNLYDFEGSLKKDEDHAKMIENIDIGGPTIIRAASKNYKDVTVIVDPKDYDIIIDKIKNNSLSVEDRLNLAFKAFSITARYDSLISTYFANSLGEKYPQYLNLTFEKQYELRYGENPHQKACYYKDSFSQKSILDFEKLHGKELSFNNINDLNGCLNIMSEFKDEDYITAVAVKHTNPCGVAVGKNSYEAFKKCYESDPVSIFGGIVGINSTVDEDTAKMLNDIFLEIIVAYDYTDKALEILTQKKNVRILKIDDLNKSSRGYDFKYLDGKLLAQDEDEKLLDKFEVVTESKPSDKEIEDMKFGMKIVKNMKSNGIAIVKDGKTIALGPGQTSRIWALENSINNNCDKDFNGATLASDAFFPFDDCVRLAAKYGIKNIIQPGGSLKDADSIKACDELGISMVCTGVRHFKH from the coding sequence ATGAATAAAAGAGCATTAATAAGTGTTACTAATAAAGAAGGAATAGTTGATTTTGCTAGAGAACTTGTAAAACTTGGATATGAGATAGTATCAACAGGGAATACTTATAAGGTAATAACAGATTCTGGAGTAGATGCACTTAAAATAGATGAGGTAACAAATTTTCCTGAAATATTAAATGGAAGAGTGAAAACTTTAAATCCATATATACATGGAGGAATACTGTTTGAAAGAGATAAGTCTGAACATATAGATACTATAAAAAAACATAATATATGTCCTATAGATATTGTTGTAGTTAACTTATATGATTTTGAAGGATCTCTTAAAAAAGACGAAGACCATGCCAAAATGATAGAAAATATAGATATAGGAGGCCCTACTATTATAAGAGCGGCATCTAAAAATTATAAAGATGTAACTGTAATAGTTGATCCTAAGGATTATGATATCATAATAGATAAAATTAAAAATAACTCTCTATCTGTCGAAGATAGACTAAATCTTGCCTTTAAAGCCTTTTCTATAACAGCTCGTTATGACTCTTTAATTTCTACTTACTTTGCAAATAGTTTGGGAGAAAAATATCCTCAATATTTAAATTTAACGTTTGAGAAACAGTATGAGCTTAGATATGGAGAAAATCCACATCAAAAGGCATGCTATTATAAAGATAGCTTTAGTCAAAAAAGTATATTAGATTTTGAAAAATTACATGGGAAAGAATTATCTTTCAATAATATAAATGATTTAAACGGATGTCTTAATATAATGAGTGAATTTAAAGATGAAGATTATATAACAGCAGTTGCTGTAAAACATACTAACCCATGTGGAGTAGCTGTTGGAAAAAATTCATATGAAGCATTCAAAAAATGTTATGAATCAGATCCTGTATCTATATTTGGAGGAATAGTAGGAATAAATTCCACTGTTGATGAGGATACAGCTAAGATGTTAAATGATATATTCTTAGAGATAATTGTAGCATATGACTATACAGATAAGGCGCTTGAAATATTAACACAAAAGAAGAATGTTAGAATACTTAAAATAGATGACTTAAATAAAAGTAGCAGAGGGTACGATTTTAAATATTTAGATGGAAAGCTTTTAGCACAAGATGAGGACGAGAAGTTACTTGATAAATTTGAAGTTGTAACTGAGAGTAAGCCAAGCGACAAAGAAATAGAAGATATGAAGTTTGGAATGAAGATAGTTAAGAATATGAAGTCAAATGGAATCGCTATAGTTAAGGATGGAAAAACTATCGCTTTAGGGCCTGGACAGACTAGTAGAATATGGGCACTTGAAAACAGTATAAATAATAACTGTGACAAGGACTTTAACGGTGCTACACTTGCATCAGATGCATTTTTCCCATTCGATGATTGTGTAAGACTTGCTGCAAAATACGGTATTAAAAATATAATACAACCTGGAGGATCACTTAAGGATGCAGATTCTATAAAGGCTTGTGATGAGTTAGGAATATCTATGGTGTGTACAGGAGTTAGACATTTTAAACACTAA
- the purD gene encoding phosphoribosylamine--glycine ligase, giving the protein MKVLVVGSGGREHAICYKLSNEDKVDKIYCAPGNAGISEIAETVDIKDSDIDSLVEFAKKKDIDITIVGPELSLVMGIVDEFEKNNMKIFGPNKACALLEGSKAYSKEFMIKHNIPTARYKEFNNLNEAIKNVGIYGYPVVVKADGLAAGKGVIIASCENEAVDSLKDMMQNKKFGISGEKVIIEEFLTGIETSILTFVDNETIVPMVSAKDHKKIFDGEVGPNTGGMGTFSPSDIYDEKLQIEIDEKVLKPIMEGLKKDNLKYKGILFIGLMITSDGPKVLEFNVRFGDPETQVVLTRLESSLIDIIESILDNRLSDTHIKWSDKKTVCVMLTSGGYPNNYEKGKVINIDDLDEDIILFHSGTKIEKELLLTNGGRVIGVSAKADTLKEATRKVYENIDKIYFDGMHYRRDIGECE; this is encoded by the coding sequence ATGAAAGTTTTAGTAGTTGGAAGTGGAGGGCGTGAGCACGCTATTTGTTATAAGCTATCAAATGAAGATAAGGTTGATAAAATATACTGTGCTCCCGGAAATGCTGGAATATCTGAAATCGCTGAAACTGTTGATATTAAGGATAGCGATATAGACTCTTTAGTTGAATTTGCAAAGAAAAAAGATATAGATATTACTATAGTAGGACCTGAGCTTTCGCTTGTAATGGGAATAGTTGATGAGTTTGAAAAAAATAATATGAAGATATTTGGACCTAATAAAGCATGTGCACTTCTTGAGGGAAGTAAGGCTTATTCTAAAGAGTTTATGATAAAACATAATATCCCTACAGCTAGATATAAAGAATTTAATAATTTAAATGAAGCTATAAAAAATGTGGGTATATACGGATATCCTGTTGTAGTTAAGGCTGATGGTCTTGCTGCTGGAAAAGGTGTAATAATAGCTAGTTGTGAAAATGAAGCTGTTGATAGCTTAAAGGATATGATGCAAAACAAGAAATTTGGAATATCGGGTGAAAAGGTAATAATAGAAGAGTTTTTAACTGGCATAGAGACATCTATATTGACTTTCGTAGACAATGAAACTATAGTACCTATGGTAAGTGCAAAGGATCATAAAAAAATATTTGACGGTGAAGTTGGACCGAATACTGGAGGAATGGGAACATTCTCACCAAGTGATATATATGATGAAAAGTTGCAAATAGAGATAGATGAAAAAGTATTAAAGCCTATAATGGAAGGACTTAAGAAAGACAATTTAAAATATAAAGGTATACTTTTTATAGGACTTATGATAACAAGTGATGGGCCAAAGGTTTTAGAGTTTAATGTTAGATTTGGAGATCCTGAAACACAGGTAGTTCTTACAAGGCTCGAAAGTAGTTTGATAGATATAATAGAGAGCATTTTAGATAATAGATTAAGTGATACCCATATAAAGTGGAGCGATAAGAAAACTGTCTGTGTAATGCTTACATCGGGTGGATACCCTAATAACTATGAAAAAGGAAAAGTTATAAACATAGATGATTTAGACGAGGACATAATTTTATTTCATAGTGGTACTAAAATTGAAAAAGAGCTTCTATTAACAAATGGAGGAAGAGTCATTGGGGTAAGCGCAAAGGCAGATACTCTAAAGGAAGCTACAAGAAAAGTATATGAAAACATAGATAAGATATATTTTGATGGCATGCATTATAGAAGAGATATTGGGGAGTGTGAGTAA